The following coding sequences are from one Treponema parvum window:
- a CDS encoding transporter substrate-binding domain-containing protein, translating to MKKLKIIAAICLSVLSVSCSKNRKTAGEIQNTSVRKIYVAHSQSYIPYAFVNEKNESDGFEVALWKEIDKRLDQYEVEFVPTSSEDLLIGVETGKYNVGIKGIWSTEQRRQKYLFPKNYLGASVIGLTFRKENANVIHDLESFAAFSGKLVPISPQSAQYAIITDFNNRHPDKPIKLIPADVFDIPESYSWVLEGRYDGFFDLQVAYKRNIEAENGSYHKYADKLSYVVYEAVPTWPLFSKNETQLADDYDKTIVQVFADGTYAMLSKSFFGEDVSKYVKK from the coding sequence ATGAAAAAGTTAAAAATAATCGCAGCAATTTGTTTATCGGTTTTGTCGGTTTCATGCTCGAAGAATCGTAAAACTGCCGGTGAAATTCAAAATACAAGCGTAAGAAAAATATACGTAGCGCATTCGCAGTCTTATATTCCCTACGCCTTTGTAAACGAAAAAAACGAATCCGACGGATTTGAAGTTGCGCTTTGGAAAGAAATAGACAAGCGTCTCGATCAGTATGAGGTGGAATTTGTTCCCACTTCAAGCGAAGACCTTCTCATAGGCGTGGAAACGGGAAAGTACAATGTGGGCATAAAAGGAATTTGGTCTACGGAACAGCGCCGTCAAAAATACTTGTTTCCGAAAAATTATCTAGGCGCGAGCGTCATAGGTTTGACATTCAGAAAAGAAAACGCAAATGTCATACACGACTTGGAAAGTTTTGCGGCTTTCAGCGGAAAACTTGTTCCCATATCTCCGCAATCTGCGCAATATGCGATCATTACCGATTTTAACAATAGACATCCCGACAAACCTATTAAACTTATTCCGGCGGACGTCTTTGACATCCCCGAATCTTATTCGTGGGTTTTGGAAGGAAGATATGACGGTTTTTTCGACCTTCAAGTGGCTTATAAACGCAATATAGAAGCCGAAAACGGCTCTTATCATAAATACGCGGATAAGCTTTCGTATGTAGTATACGAAGCTGTTCCCACGTGGCCGCTGTTTTCTAAAAATGAAACGCAACTTGCCGACGACTATGACAAAACAATAGTTCAAGTTTTTGCCGACGGTACGTATGCCATGCTTTCGAAAAGTTTTTTTGGAGAAGACGTATCAAAATACGTAAAAAAATAG
- a CDS encoding YhbY family RNA-binding protein: MSELSSNQRKILSRMAQTVKPVVQIGQNGLTDAVIKKIDLSLICHELIKIKFISFKDEKEILSQKLCEALSASLVRIIGNTAIVYRPAEATPSEQDD, from the coding sequence ATGAGCGAACTGAGCAGTAATCAAAGAAAAATTTTAAGCCGCATGGCTCAAACCGTAAAGCCTGTCGTACAAATAGGGCAAAACGGGCTGACGGACGCCGTAATCAAAAAGATAGATCTGTCTCTCATCTGCCACGAGCTTATAAAAATTAAATTCATAAGTTTTAAAGACGAAAAAGAAATTCTGTCTCAAAAACTTTGTGAAGCGCTCTCCGCATCCCTTGTCAGAATCATAGGCAATACGGCTATAGTCTACCGCCCCGCCGAAGCTACGCCTTCCGAGCAGGACGATTGA
- a CDS encoding substrate-binding domain-containing protein — protein sequence MKIIGYDDSFVSTITEPSISTIHVPKVSAGVKAANLLFSLMDRNKDDLIHEPVGFRMEGRLIVRNSTVPGMDEENWLVSEW from the coding sequence GTGAAGATAATAGGTTATGACGATTCATTCGTTTCAACCATTACGGAACCTTCCATTTCCACTATCCATGTTCCTAAGGTGAGTGCTGGCGTTAAGGCTGCAAACCTTCTGTTCTCTCTGATGGATCGCAACAAAGATGATTTGATTCATGAACCTGTTGGTTTCAGGATGGAAGGTCGGTTAATAGTCCGTAACTCCACTGTTCCAGGTATGGATGAGGAGAACTGGCTCGTTTCAGAATGGTAG
- a CDS encoding amino acid ABC transporter permease, protein MRPFDVSYIWKYMVILLPFIRITLQVTFLSTLFGALFGSFLALGRLSPSKTARFFSVLYIHVIRCTPSIVLLFIVFYGLPAVYKAFTGITLHAGNTERFFSVVTVLSLLSAASMCELIRSAVLSVDDGQREAAFCCGMSKLQTAFLIVIPQAVPAAIPNFCNTVTGILKQGALAFTIGFIDIMGQTQIVINRAYGAHGLEAYIALAVIYWSVTLVIEKLLNIAEKYSSKGKNSLETAAEREDSWN, encoded by the coding sequence ATGCGGCCCTTTGATGTAAGTTATATTTGGAAATACATGGTGATCCTTTTGCCGTTTATAAGGATCACCTTACAGGTAACGTTTCTTTCAACTTTGTTCGGGGCCCTGTTCGGATCTTTTTTGGCCTTGGGAAGGCTTTCTCCTTCAAAGACGGCGCGTTTTTTTTCCGTTTTATACATACATGTTATAAGATGCACACCTTCAATCGTTTTATTGTTTATTGTTTTTTACGGACTTCCTGCAGTTTATAAAGCTTTTACGGGTATTACGCTCCACGCCGGCAATACGGAAAGATTTTTTTCCGTGGTTACGGTTCTTTCGTTATTGTCCGCCGCATCCATGTGCGAGCTTATAAGATCGGCAGTTTTATCGGTAGACGACGGACAAAGGGAAGCGGCTTTTTGCTGCGGTATGTCCAAGCTACAAACTGCTTTTCTCATAGTGATTCCCCAAGCCGTTCCCGCCGCCATTCCGAATTTTTGTAATACCGTTACCGGCATCTTAAAACAGGGAGCCCTCGCTTTTACCATAGGGTTTATAGACATAATGGGACAAACGCAGATCGTGATAAACCGCGCCTACGGAGCGCACGGGCTTGAAGCGTATATTGCGCTGGCTGTCATATATTGGTCTGTAACGCTTGTAATCGAAAAATTGCTGAACATTGCGGAAAAATATTCTTCTAAGGGAAAAAATTCTTTGGAAACGGCGGCCGAACGGGAGGATTCGTGGAACTGA
- a CDS encoding amino acid ABC transporter permease, which yields MELNFPFLKNTFFAVLHGIPTALAITFFSLTLAAVPAFFMALARIYKIKLFSNLVKIYVSFIRGTPMVIQILIIYSLLPSLINRTILALGLPVSVFDIDPLFYAIVVFTLHSAAAFSEIIRSAILTVDRGQMDACLALGMKPLKAFRLVVIPQAAVNAVANVGNLTVNLFKETSLAFLMTVKDITAIAKIEASFGYNYIEAYLDIFAVYLVICSLFQFAFYLLEKKVFVRK from the coding sequence GTGGAACTGAATTTTCCCTTTTTAAAAAATACTTTCTTTGCCGTTCTTCACGGAATTCCGACTGCGTTGGCAATAACATTTTTTTCTTTAACGCTTGCGGCCGTTCCCGCTTTTTTTATGGCGCTGGCAAGAATTTATAAAATAAAGCTGTTTTCAAATCTCGTAAAAATTTACGTATCGTTTATACGCGGAACGCCGATGGTGATTCAGATCCTTATCATATACAGTTTGCTGCCCAGCCTGATAAATCGGACGATATTGGCCTTAGGTCTTCCTGTGAGTGTGTTTGACATAGATCCGCTTTTTTATGCGATCGTCGTTTTTACGCTGCATTCGGCGGCGGCCTTTTCGGAAATTATAAGGTCTGCGATTTTGACGGTTGACCGCGGCCAAATGGACGCCTGCCTTGCGCTGGGAATGAAGCCGCTTAAAGCGTTCCGTCTGGTGGTAATTCCGCAGGCAGCGGTAAACGCTGTAGCAAACGTGGGAAACTTAACCGTGAATCTGTTTAAAGAGACGTCTCTTGCTTTTTTGATGACCGTAAAAGATATTACGGCTATAGCCAAAATAGAAGCGTCCTTCGGCTATAATTATATTGAAGCGTATCTTGACATATTTGCCGTTTATTTAGTGATCTGCTCGCTTTTTCAGTTCGCTTTTTATTTGCTGGAAAAAAAGGTCTTTGTGAGGAAATGA
- a CDS encoding Gx transporter family protein, with the protein MQTDTAYNSRDDKVRLISFFTALCMFLSAVEYAIPKPLPFLRLGLTNLPVLLSLSVLKKRDVLLLILLKILAQGFVSGTLFSYIFLFSAAGSFASGITMLALYTVLKKSKYISVIGLSLAGSLANNLSQIALARLIIFGKNTRFIAPVLLASGLVTGVLIGIFAEFFTSKSKWFSLIRGRYEAS; encoded by the coding sequence ATGCAGACCGATACGGCTTACAATTCCCGCGATGATAAAGTCCGGCTCATTTCTTTTTTTACGGCGCTGTGCATGTTCCTTTCCGCCGTAGAATACGCAATTCCCAAGCCTTTGCCGTTTTTGCGGTTGGGACTCACAAATTTGCCCGTTTTACTATCGCTTTCCGTGCTAAAAAAACGGGACGTCCTGCTCTTGATCCTTCTTAAGATCCTTGCGCAGGGATTTGTTTCGGGCACCTTGTTTTCATATATATTTCTTTTTTCAGCGGCGGGTTCTTTTGCAAGCGGAATTACCATGCTGGCCCTGTATACGGTTTTAAAAAAATCAAAATATATTTCCGTAATCGGCTTGTCGCTCGCCGGATCCCTTGCAAACAATCTTTCGCAAATCGCTCTTGCGCGGCTCATAATCTTCGGAAAAAACACGCGTTTTATAGCTCCTGTGCTGCTCGCAAGCGGACTGGTCACCGGCGTTCTTATAGGAATTTTTGCCGAATTTTTTACGTCAAAATCAAAGTGGTTTTCACTTATACGAGGCCGATATGAAGCTTCCTGA
- a CDS encoding HigA family addiction module antitoxin, giving the protein MLESQIITDEDEKLPNIHPGEILKEDFLDAMNVSAYRLAKEINVPETRISEIIHGKRSITADTAIRFSKFFGTTAEFWLNLQNLYDLEEENNNHSREFETIKMYAYA; this is encoded by the coding sequence ATGTTAGAATCACAGATTATCACTGATGAAGATGAAAAATTACCCAATATTCATCCTGGAGAAATTCTCAAAGAAGATTTTTTAGATGCGATGAATGTTTCTGCATATCGTCTGGCAAAAGAAATCAATGTTCCTGAAACAAGAATCTCAGAAATAATTCACGGAAAGCGTTCAATTACTGCGGATACCGCTATCAGGTTTTCAAAATTCTTTGGAACGACAGCTGAATTTTGGCTCAATCTTCAGAATCTGTATGATTTAGAAGAAGAAAACAATAATCACTCCCGAGAATTTGAAACAATAAAAATGTACGCATATGCCTAA
- a CDS encoding NAD(P)/FAD-dependent oxidoreductase encodes MGQKENMLDAAVIGTGPAGVSAALTLAARGKKFKIFGSPELSPKISKAHAINNYPGLYGKTGAQVAEEFRKHLEFLKIEITDARITNIYDMTDHFTLLSGQEQFEARTIIIATGVDFGKALPGEENFLGRGVSYCATCDGMLYKGKTTAVIAYAKSEEAEAEFLASICKKVYFIPMYKEDVSLALNSVIDIIKDVPEEIKGQLKAQKLILKKQELETDCIFILRESISPSALLQGLKLDGTHIAVDRNCRTNIPGCFAAGDITGIPYQYAKSAGEGNVAALAAVSYLNAKDKL; translated from the coding sequence ATGGGACAAAAAGAAAATATGCTCGATGCGGCTGTTATAGGAACGGGTCCGGCAGGAGTTTCTGCGGCGTTGACTTTAGCCGCCCGCGGAAAGAAGTTTAAAATTTTCGGAAGTCCTGAGCTTAGTCCGAAAATTTCAAAGGCTCATGCGATAAATAATTACCCGGGACTGTACGGAAAAACCGGCGCCCAAGTTGCCGAAGAATTTAGAAAGCATTTGGAATTTCTGAAAATCGAAATAACGGACGCGCGCATAACAAATATTTACGATATGACGGATCACTTTACTCTTTTGTCCGGACAGGAACAGTTTGAAGCAAGGACGATTATAATTGCTACCGGTGTGGATTTCGGCAAAGCGCTCCCCGGCGAAGAAAATTTTTTGGGACGGGGAGTGAGCTATTGCGCAACTTGCGACGGAATGCTTTACAAGGGAAAGACGACGGCCGTTATCGCTTATGCAAAATCGGAGGAAGCGGAAGCTGAGTTTTTGGCTTCGATATGCAAAAAGGTTTACTTTATACCTATGTATAAAGAAGACGTTTCTCTTGCCTTAAATTCCGTAATTGATATAATTAAAGACGTTCCCGAAGAAATAAAAGGACAATTAAAAGCGCAAAAACTTATTTTAAAAAAACAGGAACTGGAAACGGACTGTATTTTTATACTGAGGGAGAGCATTTCTCCTTCGGCGCTGTTGCAAGGCCTTAAATTGGACGGTACGCATATAGCCGTTGACAGAAATTGCAGAACGAACATACCGGGCTGTTTTGCCGCCGGAGACATTACGGGAATTCCGTATCAATACGCAAAGTCCGCCGGTGAAGGAAATGTAGCGGCTTTGGCGGCCGTATCTTATTTAAATGCAAAGGATAAATTATGA
- a CDS encoding AEC family transporter → MYLLVAKQLIIMTLISVVSFVFSKKYKYGEAESCYLSNLLLFVITPCLILNTFNIPYGSEKIKSFGFSMAISFAVLLFMTVIAEIFIHSKTEIGKSRDGLDKMSFVYSNAGFIGIPLINGILGVQGIFFLMGYIVMFNLFLWTNGVYTISRKISIRQIFFNPNIIAILLGFLLFVIPFQLPSMLSQTIKFFGDLNTAISMIILGILFANFKRPVKGEKTPFFRIARVVVFRLIIIPVFLLILLKLTINFFDFSDLQKEIILIVFIAASCPVGMTVASFSVLYGKEESYSSLLVAISSAVCVSTLPVMVKLSEIILMPFSCACPATSA, encoded by the coding sequence ATGTACCTTTTAGTAGCTAAGCAGCTTATCATTATGACGCTGATATCTGTCGTAAGCTTTGTATTCTCGAAAAAATACAAATACGGCGAAGCGGAGTCTTGCTATCTAAGCAATTTATTGCTTTTTGTAATTACGCCGTGCCTTATTTTAAATACCTTCAATATTCCTTACGGTTCGGAAAAAATAAAATCCTTCGGGTTTTCTATGGCGATAAGCTTTGCGGTTTTACTTTTTATGACAGTAATCGCAGAAATTTTTATTCACTCGAAAACCGAAATAGGAAAAAGCCGCGACGGGCTTGATAAAATGTCGTTCGTTTATTCCAACGCAGGTTTTATAGGCATTCCTCTTATAAACGGTATTCTCGGCGTCCAAGGAATTTTTTTTCTTATGGGATACATAGTCATGTTTAACTTATTTTTATGGACAAACGGCGTCTATACGATTTCCCGTAAGATAAGCATAAGGCAGATTTTTTTTAATCCCAACATTATTGCGATTCTTTTAGGTTTTCTGCTTTTTGTGATACCGTTTCAGCTGCCGTCAATGCTGAGCCAAACAATAAAATTCTTCGGAGATCTTAACACTGCGATTTCCATGATTATTTTGGGTATTTTATTTGCAAATTTTAAAAGACCGGTAAAAGGCGAAAAAACTCCTTTTTTCCGCATCGCAAGGGTTGTCGTTTTCAGGCTGATCATCATTCCCGTTTTTCTTCTGATCCTGCTCAAGTTGACAATCAACTTTTTTGACTTTTCGGACTTACAAAAAGAAATAATTTTAATAGTCTTTATAGCGGCAAGCTGCCCCGTAGGAATGACCGTTGCCAGCTTTTCCGTCCTTTACGGAAAAGAAGAATCTTACAGCAGTCTTTTGGTTGCAATATCTTCTGCAGTATGTGTTTCCACCCTGCCTGTAATGGTAAAGCTTTCGGAAATAATTTTAATGCCGTTTTCGTGCGCGTGCCCCGCAACGAGCGCGTAA
- a CDS encoding DMT family transporter gives MLKTFNRNRTITGIVLALISIFFWGITFVCTKYLLRTFSSLEVLIFRFFLAYCILWCIYPHPYPSQKKKHELLFAFAGLFGVTVYQFMENIAIEYTSASNVSIIVSICPIFTAVIAQIFLHEKHLSFKFFAGFALAIWGIALVSFNGKITSGLNPKGDVLALIASVSWGFYSLFMSKINELGYSSVPATRKIFFYALLFMLPIAFARFFGIGTASMDVSLSLKLNALRFSDPLNWFGLLFLGILASGFCFVAWSIACRFLGTVRTTVGLYLIPVVTITVAFFALHEPITVMGSIGAALTITGLFVSEWKAKTKSS, from the coding sequence ATGTTAAAAACTTTCAATAGAAACAGAACCATTACCGGAATAGTTTTAGCCTTGATAAGCATATTTTTTTGGGGCATAACTTTCGTTTGCACGAAGTATTTATTGAGAACCTTTTCTTCTTTGGAAGTGCTGATTTTTCGTTTCTTTTTAGCTTACTGTATTTTATGGTGTATATATCCGCATCCTTATCCCTCTCAGAAAAAAAAACATGAGCTTTTGTTTGCTTTTGCGGGGCTTTTCGGCGTAACGGTCTATCAATTTATGGAAAACATCGCCATAGAATACACGTCCGCTTCAAATGTGAGCATAATAGTTTCGATTTGTCCGATTTTCACGGCGGTGATAGCGCAGATATTTTTACATGAAAAGCATCTGTCTTTTAAATTTTTTGCAGGCTTCGCTTTGGCGATCTGGGGAATTGCCCTTGTAAGCTTTAACGGAAAAATCACGTCGGGCCTCAATCCTAAGGGGGACGTCCTTGCTCTTATAGCATCGGTTTCATGGGGTTTTTATTCTCTGTTTATGTCAAAGATAAACGAATTGGGGTACTCTTCCGTTCCTGCTACAAGAAAGATATTTTTTTACGCGCTGCTTTTTATGCTGCCCATCGCCTTCGCACGGTTTTTTGGAATCGGTACGGCGAGCATGGACGTTTCGCTTTCTCTTAAATTGAACGCCTTAAGGTTTTCCGATCCGCTCAACTGGTTCGGTCTTTTATTTTTAGGCATCCTTGCTTCGGGATTTTGTTTTGTCGCATGGAGTATCGCCTGCCGGTTTTTAGGCACGGTGAGAACTACGGTCGGACTGTATCTCATACCCGTCGTAACCATAACGGTTGCGTTTTTTGCTCTGCATGAGCCTATTACGGTTATGGGTTCGATCGGCGCGGCGCTTACCATAACGGGACTTTTCGTTTCCGAGTGGAAGGCAAAGACTAAGAGCAGTTAA
- the asnA gene encoding aspartate--ammonia ligase, producing the protein MSNLTLPKNYKALLSVAETEHAIITIKNFFQIALSTELNLKRVTAPLFVKSGKGLNDDLNGVERPVSFPVKDMNDEKLEIVQSLAKWKRLKVTEMKLSSGFGIYTDMNAIRPDEDLDAIHSLYVDQWDWCMAMNEADRNLSFLHGIVSKIYRCLKRTEFYIYDHYPKIKPVLPEEIKILYADDLQREFPSLTPKQRELNAAKKYGAVFITGIGGKLPDGTVHDGRAPDYDDWITKDESGHTGLNGDIIVWNHVLGSAFELSSMGIRVSPESLFLQLQERGCLEKTKLDFHKKLLKRTLSQTVGGGIGQSRLCMYFLRKAHIGETQVSIWPETMRKECKKAGIHLL; encoded by the coding sequence ATGTCAAATCTTACATTGCCGAAAAACTATAAAGCTCTTCTTTCCGTTGCGGAAACCGAACACGCCATTATCACAATAAAAAACTTTTTTCAAATTGCGCTCTCTACCGAATTGAATTTAAAACGCGTTACGGCTCCTCTTTTTGTAAAATCGGGAAAAGGCCTTAACGACGATCTTAACGGTGTCGAGAGGCCCGTTTCTTTTCCCGTTAAAGACATGAACGACGAAAAACTTGAAATCGTTCAATCCCTTGCAAAATGGAAACGCCTCAAGGTAACGGAAATGAAATTGTCTTCGGGATTCGGAATTTATACGGACATGAACGCCATTCGCCCCGATGAAGACCTTGACGCAATACATTCTTTATACGTTGATCAGTGGGACTGGTGTATGGCGATGAACGAAGCCGACAGAAATTTATCGTTTTTGCACGGTATAGTGTCAAAGATATACCGATGTTTGAAAAGAACCGAATTTTATATTTACGATCATTATCCTAAAATCAAACCCGTGCTGCCTGAAGAAATCAAAATTCTATATGCGGATGACTTGCAAAGAGAATTTCCTTCGCTCACTCCGAAACAGCGGGAATTAAACGCTGCAAAAAAATACGGCGCCGTTTTTATAACTGGAATCGGAGGAAAACTTCCCGACGGAACCGTACATGACGGCAGGGCGCCCGATTATGACGATTGGATCACTAAAGACGAAAGCGGGCACACCGGATTAAACGGAGACATCATCGTATGGAATCACGTTTTAGGCTCTGCGTTTGAGCTGTCCTCTATGGGTATTCGCGTTTCCCCTGAAAGTCTTTTTCTTCAACTGCAAGAGCGCGGTTGCTTGGAAAAAACAAAACTTGATTTTCACAAAAAACTCCTCAAAAGAACCCTTTCTCAAACCGTCGGCGGCGGAATAGGTCAGTCGCGCCTTTGCATGTATTTTTTGCGAAAGGCGCACATAGGAGAAACGCAGGTAAGCATTTGGCCGGAAACTATGCGAAAAGAATGCAAAAAAGCCGGCATACATTTACTATAG
- a CDS encoding ATP-binding protein, whose amino-acid sequence MTIVFPKNFGIESVDEFLKISEIIFSLKHKHEQDFELNLSKINSICLLGQLLIYKFISYTSENECFIKPRLTFNLNHELEKTLIQYGFYPIIKTYIVSPTNEGEILKAYKKLKYFERDNVLITPQRLLRSEIHLKSIFEEELFNRIFLFYQCNDKSRLVCTAISELLSNFWSHATDDSGTVMVAMGNKHYMEICFADNGCGIITNLQSSNEKYKKMSKEMILRQSLMQGVTSKANSNHLGMGLYLIDMIAKKNNGYFRVISEGYEYISGRNKEKVRKSGFWKGTIVYLRLELDKIVCIKDIKELLVVNKLPITWR is encoded by the coding sequence ATGACTATAGTTTTTCCAAAGAACTTTGGCATTGAAAGTGTGGATGAGTTCCTTAAGATTTCAGAGATTATTTTTTCTTTAAAACATAAACACGAACAAGATTTCGAATTAAATCTATCAAAAATAAATAGTATTTGTTTACTCGGACAATTGCTTATTTACAAATTTATAAGCTACACATCAGAAAATGAATGTTTTATAAAACCTCGATTAACTTTTAATCTTAATCATGAACTTGAAAAAACACTCATTCAGTATGGATTTTATCCAATTATTAAAACATATATTGTTTCACCAACCAATGAAGGAGAAATTTTAAAAGCATATAAAAAGTTAAAATACTTTGAACGGGATAATGTTTTAATCACTCCACAACGTCTGCTTCGCTCAGAAATTCATCTAAAAAGTATTTTTGAAGAAGAACTATTTAATCGAATTTTCTTGTTTTATCAGTGTAACGATAAATCACGATTAGTATGTACTGCAATAAGTGAATTGTTATCAAATTTTTGGTCTCATGCGACAGATGACAGCGGAACTGTTATGGTAGCCATGGGGAATAAGCATTATATGGAAATTTGTTTTGCTGATAATGGTTGTGGAATAATTACAAATTTACAATCATCAAATGAAAAATATAAAAAAATGTCAAAAGAAATGATTTTAAGACAATCTCTTATGCAAGGAGTTACATCAAAAGCAAATAGCAATCACTTAGGAATGGGGTTATATTTAATAGATATGATTGCTAAAAAAAATAATGGTTATTTTCGTGTGATTTCAGAAGGCTATGAATATATTTCTGGCCGAAACAAAGAAAAAGTTAGGAAGTCTGGTTTTTGGAAAGGTACAATTGTTTATTTGCGTCTTGAATTAGATAAAATTGTTTGTATCAAAGATATTAAAGAATTACTTGTGGTCAATAAATTACCGATTACTTGGAGGTAG
- a CDS encoding DUF2271 domain-containing protein gives MKKIILTILIIFIVFSGNIFAEDLDNQEKIISIDFDFTRKFGLASNQFAVWVENEKGILVKNLFVTDFTAGNGWEKRAESLPLWRKAVKDTGIDGISSATPKSGKVQLEWDIKNENGEFVEKGTYKICIEANIKWENTVLFTCEIKIDDKITIGEITEKISGKGYDKQNLISNVKIK, from the coding sequence ATGAAAAAAATAATATTAACTATTCTAATCATTTTTATCGTCTTTTCTGGAAATATATTTGCAGAGGACTTAGATAATCAGGAAAAAATCATAAGCATCGATTTTGATTTTACCAGAAAATTCGGCTTAGCAAGTAATCAATTTGCTGTATGGGTTGAAAACGAAAAAGGTATTCTCGTAAAAAATTTATTTGTTACGGATTTTACAGCAGGGAATGGTTGGGAAAAAAGAGCGGAAAGCCTACCTTTATGGAGAAAAGCGGTAAAAGATACCGGCATAGACGGAATAAGCAGTGCGACTCCTAAATCCGGAAAGGTTCAATTGGAATGGGATATCAAAAATGAAAATGGAGAATTTGTAGAAAAGGGAACCTATAAAATATGTATTGAAGCAAATATAAAATGGGAAAATACCGTATTATTTACATGTGAGATAAAAATAGATGATAAGATTACAATAGGTGAAATTACCGAAAAAATATCGGGCAAAGGTTATGATAAACAAAACCTAATAAGTAATGTAAAGATAAAATAA
- a CDS encoding flavodoxin domain-containing protein — protein sequence MNKIAIIYASIHHKNTEKLVTGISKEIEIDIFNINKVKEVDFSKYETIGFASGIYMGKFHQSIYKFLEKQEADIPKKTFVLCTSGIGKGRYAKKFYSYLQDRGFEVLGAFECKGFDTYGLFKFFGGLAKGHPNTKDIENVVTFMKSIGAKILL from the coding sequence ATGAACAAAATTGCCATCATCTACGCTTCGATCCATCATAAAAATACCGAAAAATTGGTAACAGGAATTTCAAAAGAGATAGAAATCGATATCTTTAATATTAATAAAGTAAAAGAAGTAGATTTTTCAAAATATGAAACAATAGGTTTTGCCTCAGGAATATATATGGGGAAATTCCATCAATCAATTTATAAATTTTTAGAAAAGCAAGAAGCAGATATACCGAAGAAAACTTTTGTACTCTGTACCAGCGGAATTGGAAAAGGACGATACGCAAAAAAATTCTATTCTTATTTACAAGACAGAGGTTTTGAAGTTTTAGGAGCTTTTGAATGCAAGGGATTCGATACCTACGGCTTATTTAAATTCTTTGGAGGTCTAGCCAAAGGACATCCCAATACTAAGGATATTGAAAATGTAGTTACATTTATGAAAAGTATTGGAGCAAAAATACTGCTGTAA
- a CDS encoding type II toxin-antitoxin system RelE/ParE family toxin: MSIFPIVIYAIIGICFFAVIVYLGLNATKIKGWFGEKNISNRLEKLVGNLDGFYSIRINDQWRIVFKFENGGAENVRITDYH; encoded by the coding sequence ATGAGTATTTTTCCTATTGTAATATACGCAATTATTGGTATATGTTTTTTCGCAGTAATAGTTTATCTCGGTCTTAATGCAACCAAAATAAAGGGTTGGTTTGGTGAGAAGAATATATCAAATCGTTTAGAAAAACTTGTTGGGAATTTAGACGGATTTTATTCAATCAGAATAAATGATCAATGGAGAATTGTCTTTAAGTTTGAAAATGGAGGTGCAGAAAATGTTAGAATCACAGATTATCACTGA